A single window of Panulirus ornatus isolate Po-2019 chromosome 52, ASM3632096v1, whole genome shotgun sequence DNA harbors:
- the LOC139765030 gene encoding cytochrome P450 2L1-like: MLTEALLVVLLLVIFFLFNKKPSGLPPGVWGWPLIGRLPTTSVQLAKQVDELRQKYGDIITWRIGTRVIVFLCNYKLIKTALSKIECSDRPDFYTFKLFGDGRDAGIVFSNGAIWQTHRRFVLRHLRDLGMGKSRLEAAIQHEAVYLVEELRKHTNQPTLLPTFLNIAVLNVIWKLVADHRYALDDQEGNYFIALLDRTTEKMQGIALNFMNFLPWLLDILPTFILNWFGADDIQKDMVELRDYITTFIKEHQAALDPADPKDLLDAYLMEFQERKEDPLSTTNITTIRAILTDLFGAGTETTSTMIRWTILYLMKYPKVQARIHQELDAVVPRGTYPSLEHRDKLPYFEAMIHEVHRIVSLVPLNLPHTTSQDMELSGYNIPKGTVVMSHLEACHKDPSYWEKPNEFYPEHFLDEQGKFVKKDYLVNFSIGRRVCVGESLARMELFVFLSAILHNFTFTAPKGEELRTEKDPHQNMFAFPKPYKVIIKERK; this comes from the exons ATGTTGACGGAGGCACTGCTcgtagtgttgttgctggtgattttcttcctcttcaacaAGAAGCCATCAGGACTCCCCCCAG GTGTGTGGGGATGGCCACTGATAGGACGTTTGCCCACGACGTCAGTACAGCTGGCGAAGCAGGTTGATGAACTGCGTCAGAAGTATGGTGACATCATCAC GTGGCGCATAGGAACCAGGGTCATTGTTTTCCTTTGCAACTACAAATTGATTAAGACGGCCTTGTCCAAGATAGAGTGCTCAGATAGACCAGACTTCTATACTTTCAAGCTTTTTGGGGATGGCAGAGATGCTG GTATCGTCTTCAGTAATGGCGCGATCTGGCAGACACACCGTCGCTTTGTCCTACGCCATCTGAGGGACCTGGGTATGGGCAAGTCCAGACTGGAGGCCGCTATTCAGCACGAAGCCGTATACTTGGTGGAGGAGTTACGGAAACACACAAACCAGCCCACGCTCCTGCCTACATTCTTAAACATAGCTGTCCTTAACGTGATTTGGAAGCTTGTTGCAG ATCACCGCTACGCTCTTGATGACCAGGAGGGAAACTACTTTATTGCGCTTCTCGATCGTACCACAGAGAAAATGCAAGGTATTGCTCTGAACTTCATGAACTTCCTCCCATGGCTTTTGGACATCCTCCCAACCTTCATCCTCAACTGGTTTGGCGCTGATGACATACAAAAAGATATGGTCGAGTTGAGAGATTACATAACG ACTTTCATCAAGGAACATCAAGCGGCGCTGGATCCGGCAGACCCAAAGGACTTGTTGGACGCCTACCTCATGGAATTCCAGGAGCGCAAGGAAGACCCTCTCTCCACAACGAACA TTACAACCATTCGAGCCATCCTCACTGATCTCTTCGGTGCCGGGACGGAGACCACGTCAACCATGATACGTTGGACGATCCTCTACCTGATGAAATACCCTAAGGTGCAGGCCAGGATCCACCAAGAGCTTGATGCTGTCGTCCCCAGGGGCACATACCCCTCTCTCGAACACAGGGACAA GTTGCCCTACTTTGAGGCGATGATCCACGAGGTTCACCGCATAGTTTCCCTTGTCCCATTGAATTTACCGCATACCACTAGCCAAGACATGGAGCTCTCCGGCTACAACATTCCCAAG GGCACGGTGGTGATGAGTCATCTAGAGGCTTGCCACAAAGACCCAAGCTACTGGGAGAAACCTAATGAGTTTTACCCTGAGCACTTCTTGGACGAGCAGGGGAAGTTCGTCAAGAAGGATTATCTCGTCAATTTCTCTATAG GTCGTCGGGTATGCGTGGGCGAGTCTCTGGCCCGGATGGAGCTCTTCGTCTTCTTGTCTGCAATTCTTCATAACTTTACCTTCACGGCTCCTAAGGGGGAGGAGCTGCGCACGGAGAAAGACCCGCATCAAAATATGTTCGCTTTCCCCAAGCCCTATAAAGTTATCAttaaagagaggaagtga